In Natronococcus occultus SP4, the following proteins share a genomic window:
- a CDS encoding 4Fe-4S ferredoxin N-terminal domain-containing protein: protein MSADDESFHPLGEEWENDLEGMLDDTEYDTDLGMAMAEDAMRVTRGELSEAEFHEKYHEDVLEEFGEDNRPTQEAYEKAQEEAKGTVASMLERFEGDGEEPRRDVMKKMGAGAAAVGLGAWATVDDGQQEAVAAQDDEEGEAGAPGEEEGEGLQWGMAIDLERCDGCLSCVTACSSENNLDQGVNWMYVLEFEDPGASENVQAEGARDAGVAATRLVRPCQHCTDAPCEKVCPTTARHTRDSDGLVLTDYDVCIGCRYCQVACPYGVNYFQWDEPDISTDEIAEFHEDHEGDHMTTDDGYGSERWVDSRAPRGTMSKCTMCPTRQDGQMGDEMVGTTACEEACPPDAIQFGNMNDPNDDPQLYASNPARGRTLARINPPSADELEEELDGEDDDLESVLDATDLDDEELSLMVAVQITGGDEMAEGDGDVADLEEDVQDALAVLEDHGLDLTSQEVLAQLDLADEPEDEENGADDEEEAEDQADDAGDADDDDAEEDEDEEDEDEEDEDEDDEDEFEPDEQAAQVRLEQFAGTPTSNFKLLEDQGTNPNIIYLGNEPGPSAEQVEPTGTGVNYEDISYERADGESVDAVDNRKDVLDEQTVGDAGVSL from the coding sequence ATCGTTCCACCCGCTCGGCGAGGAGTGGGAGAACGACCTCGAGGGGATGCTCGACGACACCGAGTACGACACCGACCTCGGGATGGCGATGGCCGAGGACGCCATGCGGGTTACCCGTGGCGAACTCTCCGAGGCCGAGTTCCACGAGAAGTACCACGAGGACGTCCTCGAGGAGTTCGGCGAGGACAACCGTCCGACCCAGGAGGCCTACGAGAAGGCCCAGGAGGAAGCGAAAGGCACCGTCGCCAGTATGCTCGAGCGCTTCGAGGGCGACGGCGAAGAGCCCCGCCGTGACGTGATGAAGAAGATGGGCGCCGGCGCCGCCGCCGTTGGACTCGGCGCCTGGGCGACCGTCGACGACGGGCAACAGGAAGCCGTCGCCGCCCAGGACGACGAGGAGGGCGAGGCCGGCGCGCCCGGCGAGGAAGAGGGCGAGGGCCTCCAGTGGGGGATGGCTATCGACCTCGAGCGCTGTGACGGCTGTCTCTCCTGTGTGACTGCCTGTTCCTCCGAGAACAACCTCGACCAGGGCGTCAACTGGATGTACGTCCTCGAGTTCGAGGACCCGGGCGCCTCCGAGAACGTCCAGGCAGAGGGCGCTCGCGACGCCGGTGTGGCCGCAACCCGGCTCGTCCGACCGTGCCAGCACTGTACCGACGCGCCCTGTGAGAAGGTCTGTCCGACGACCGCCCGCCACACGCGGGACTCGGACGGCCTCGTGCTGACCGACTACGACGTCTGTATCGGTTGCCGGTACTGTCAGGTCGCCTGTCCCTACGGTGTCAACTACTTCCAGTGGGACGAGCCCGACATCTCGACCGACGAGATCGCGGAGTTCCACGAGGATCACGAGGGCGATCACATGACGACCGACGACGGCTACGGCAGCGAACGCTGGGTCGACAGCCGTGCGCCGCGTGGCACGATGAGCAAGTGTACCATGTGTCCGACCCGACAGGACGGACAGATGGGCGACGAGATGGTCGGCACGACCGCCTGCGAGGAGGCCTGTCCGCCGGACGCGATCCAGTTCGGGAACATGAACGATCCGAACGACGATCCCCAGCTCTACGCCAGCAACCCGGCCCGCGGGCGGACCCTTGCACGGATCAACCCGCCGTCGGCCGACGAGCTCGAGGAGGAGCTCGACGGCGAGGACGATGACCTCGAGTCGGTCCTCGACGCGACCGACCTCGACGATGAGGAGCTAAGCCTGATGGTCGCCGTCCAGATCACCGGTGGCGACGAGATGGCCGAGGGCGACGGCGACGTCGCCGACCTCGAGGAGGACGTCCAGGACGCCCTCGCAGTCCTCGAGGACCACGGACTCGACCTCACCAGCCAGGAGGTTCTCGCCCAGCTCGACCTCGCCGACGAACCCGAGGACGAGGAGAACGGCGCTGACGACGAGGAGGAGGCCGAAGATCAGGCCGACGACGCCGGCGACGCCGACGACGACGACGCCGAGGAGGACGAAGACGAGGAGGACGAGGACGAGGAGGACGAGGACGAAGACGACGAAGACGAGTTCGAACCCGACGAGCAGGCGGCACAGGTCCGCCTCGAGCAGTTCGCCGGAACGCCGACCTCGAACTTCAAGCTCCTCGAGGATCAGGGTACCAACCCGAACATCATCTACCTCGGCAACGAACCCGGTCCGAGCGCCGAACAGGTCGAGCCGACCGGGACCGGCGTCAACTACGAGGACATCAGCTACGAACGCGCTGACGGCGAGTCGGTCGACGCCGTCGACAACCGCAAGGACGTCCTCGACGAGCAGACGGTCGGTGACGCAGGGGTGTCGCTATGA
- the nrfD gene encoding NrfD/PsrC family molybdoenzyme membrane anchor subunit yields the protein MSTKSPTEADILRPIQNVSKTYFIVFALAALALGAFLVGWAYQLSEGMAVTGLSDWGSGGGVTWGLYIGAFIWWVGIAHGGIILSAAVRLLGMDRYMPVARLAELLTLAGLSAAGFYIIVHMGRPDRMVTSVLGHYHITVNNSPLVWDVTVITAYFVLTATYLALTIRYDVTRLRDQLPDRFDLIYNVLTIGYSEKEDKVIDRMVWWVALAIIIMAPLLLHGGVIPWLFAVLPNYPGWFGGVQGPQFLTIALTSAISGVILLSAAFRKAYDWDHIITDDIFRGLLLWLGFFCLLFLWLQLQQLTAGSFHATVDHATATEGKFSNPLYYVPILSVLGVLGFIFATTIRPSLFTKLRAMVASVIVLLATLTEKLYFVLSGFWYPTFNIYDAVPGDYFPSAIELLSLAGTIGMVVLFFLVVAKVIPVVELHAIEHLRGDHGHGHDSEHEPVEESAKQPEVEA from the coding sequence ATGAGCACCAAGTCGCCGACCGAAGCGGACATCCTCCGCCCGATCCAGAACGTTTCCAAGACGTACTTCATCGTGTTCGCCCTCGCCGCCCTGGCGCTTGGTGCGTTCCTCGTCGGCTGGGCCTACCAGCTGTCCGAGGGGATGGCTGTCACCGGGCTCTCCGACTGGGGCTCGGGCGGCGGTGTCACCTGGGGGCTGTACATCGGCGCGTTCATCTGGTGGGTCGGGATCGCCCACGGCGGCATTATCCTCTCTGCAGCGGTGCGACTGCTCGGCATGGATCGGTACATGCCCGTCGCCCGCCTGGCCGAGCTGCTGACCCTCGCCGGACTCTCCGCCGCGGGCTTTTACATTATCGTCCACATGGGGCGCCCGGACCGAATGGTCACGAGCGTCCTCGGCCACTACCACATCACGGTCAATAACTCGCCGCTGGTGTGGGACGTGACGGTCATCACGGCCTACTTCGTGCTGACCGCGACCTACCTCGCGCTAACGATCCGGTACGACGTCACGCGACTGCGCGACCAGCTGCCGGACCGCTTCGATCTGATCTACAACGTCCTGACGATCGGCTACTCCGAGAAAGAGGACAAGGTCATCGATCGGATGGTCTGGTGGGTTGCCCTCGCGATCATCATTATGGCGCCGCTCCTGTTGCACGGCGGTGTCATTCCGTGGCTGTTCGCGGTGCTTCCGAACTACCCGGGCTGGTTCGGCGGGGTCCAGGGGCCGCAGTTCCTCACCATCGCGCTGACCTCCGCGATCAGCGGCGTCATCCTGCTGTCGGCCGCCTTCCGTAAGGCCTACGACTGGGATCACATCATCACCGACGACATCTTCCGCGGGCTCTTGCTGTGGCTCGGGTTTTTCTGTCTGCTGTTCCTCTGGCTCCAGCTCCAGCAGCTCACCGCGGGGAGCTTCCACGCGACGGTCGACCACGCGACAGCAACCGAAGGGAAGTTCTCGAACCCGCTGTACTACGTGCCGATCCTGTCGGTGCTCGGCGTGCTCGGGTTTATCTTCGCGACGACGATCCGTCCGTCACTTTTCACCAAGCTTCGGGCGATGGTCGCCAGCGTCATCGTCCTGCTGGCGACGCTGACCGAGAAGCTCTACTTCGTCCTCTCGGGCTTCTGGTACCCCACCTTCAACATCTACGACGCCGTCCCGGGGGACTACTTCCCGAGCGCGATCGAGCTGCTCTCGTTGGCCGGAACGATCGGAATGGTCGTCCTGTTCTTCCTGGTCGTGGCGAAGGTCATCCCGGTGGTCGAGCTCCACGCGATCGA